CCCCAGCCCTCGTCGGCCGGCTGGTATTGGGCGGCGGTGCCCAGCGCGAAGGTGGGAATCATGTCCAGGCTGAAGGCCGTGGCGTGGTCGTTGTAGACCATGAGGATCACGTCGGGCGTGTTGTCCCTGAGCCATTGGCGCGAGAACTCGTAGCCCGCGAACATCGGCTGCCAGTAGGGCTCGTGCGTCTTGCCCAGGTCCATGGCGGCGCCGATGGCCGGCACGTGCGAGGTGTAGACGGATGCGGTGATACGTGCCATCTCAGAGCTCCTTGCCGGCGCGCTGGCCTTGCGGCTGGTGCTGCGGCTGGGCGTCGCCGTCTTCGCCCAGGTAGCGGTTGCCTTCGGGCGAGCGCCCGCCCGCGACCATCATCGCGCGGTATTCGTCCTCGCTCATGCCGGTCATGGAGCCGGCCATCTGCTGAAAGCTCAGGCCGTCGGTGGCGCCGATGCGCGCCAGGAAGTAGATGTTGCCGCCGGTGCGCATGCACCAGTTGAGGTCGCGCGCCAGCACCGCCTGCTTCTGCTCTTCGCTCATCGGCCATTCGTCCAGGTAGGCGCGCTCGTCGGCCTTGAAGCGCGCGCGGTTCTCTGCCTTCATCAGGGAGACGCAGAACTGGTTGAGCCAATAGCCTTTGCGCGACTGCTCGGCATCAAAAATGATGGTGCCGGGCACGTCCAGGTAAGGTTTTTCCAATGCCATGGCGTACTCCTTTCAGTGCGCTTCGGGCCAGTACAGGCGCATCGGGTTGTCGACCAGCAGCTTGCGTTGCAGCTCGGCCGTGGGCGCGATGTGCGGGATGAAATCGACCAGCAGCCCGTCGTCGGGCATGTGCTGCTTGAGATTGGGGTGCGGCCAGTCGGTGCCCCAGAGCACGCGGTCGGGAAACTCCTGCACCACGCGGCGCGCAAACGGCACCACGTCGCGGTAGGCGGCCTGCTCGCCATGCAGGGCGGGCGGGCCGCTTACCGACAGGCGCTCGGGGCAGCTCACCTTGCTCCAGACGTTGGCGTGCTCGCGCATGAACTTGAGGAAGAGCGCGAATTGCGCGCTGTCCACGCCCTTGGCGACGTCGGGGCGGCCCATGTGGTCGACCACGACGGTGGTGGGCAGCGCGCTGAAGAAGTCCCAAAGCTCGGGCAGGTCTGCCGCCTCGAAGTAGATCACCACATGCCAGCCCAGCGGGCGGATGCGCTCGGCAATTTCCATCAGCTCTTCGCGCGGCGTGAAGTCCACGAGGCGCTTGACGAAGTTGAAGCGCACGCCGCGCACGCCGGCCGCATGCAGGCGCTGCAATTCTTCGTCGCTCACGCCGCGGCGCACCGTGGCGACGCCGCGCGCGCGGCCGCCCGCGGCCTGCAGTGCGTCGACCAGCGCGCGGTTGTCCGCGCCGTGGCAGGTGGCCTGCACGATGACGTTGCGCGCAAAGCCCAGGTGATCGCGCAGCGCAAACAGCTCGGCCTTGCCCGCGTCGCAGGGCGTGTATTTGCGCTCGCTGGCGTAGGGGAATTCATCGCCCGGGCCGAAGACGTGGCAATGCGCATCGACCGCGCCCGGCGGGAGTTGAAAGCGCGGACGCGACGGGTTTTGGTACCAGTCGAGCCAGCCGGGGGTTTTTTCAAAGCGGCTCATGCATTGCCTCTCTCGAGATGGGCGAGCAGCCGGTCGGCCTCGGCGCGCCAGTCGGCGCTGCGCGCAAAACCCGGGCTGCCGCGCTCGCCAAACACGCCGGCGTCGGCCAGGTCGGCAATCCAGGCCTGGCGCTCGGCCGCGCCCTCGGCGATGAAGGCGGGCAGGCCGGCTTCGCGCACCGTGCGCGCACACTGCTGCATCTCCTCGCTGCGCCGGCGGCCGTGTTCGATCACGCGCTGAAAGAAGTACGCGCCCTGGCGCTCCCAGTCGATGCCGGGAAAGGTTTCGGCCAGCGAGGCGAGCACCGCGTCTTGCACACCGTAGTGGCGCGCCGCGGCAAA
The DNA window shown above is from Comamonas sp. NLF-1-9 and carries:
- the ligA gene encoding protocatechuate 4,5-dioxygenase subunit alpha — protein: MALEKPYLDVPGTIIFDAEQSRKGYWLNQFCVSLMKAENRARFKADERAYLDEWPMSEEQKQAVLARDLNWCMRTGGNIYFLARIGATDGLSFQQMAGSMTGMSEDEYRAMMVAGGRSPEGNRYLGEDGDAQPQHQPQGQRAGKEL
- a CDS encoding amidohydrolase family protein, with protein sequence MSRFEKTPGWLDWYQNPSRPRFQLPPGAVDAHCHVFGPGDEFPYASERKYTPCDAGKAELFALRDHLGFARNVIVQATCHGADNRALVDALQAAGGRARGVATVRRGVSDEELQRLHAAGVRGVRFNFVKRLVDFTPREELMEIAERIRPLGWHVVIYFEAADLPELWDFFSALPTTVVVDHMGRPDVAKGVDSAQFALFLKFMREHANVWSKVSCPERLSVSGPPALHGEQAAYRDVVPFARRVVQEFPDRVLWGTDWPHPNLKQHMPDDGLLVDFIPHIAPTAELQRKLLVDNPMRLYWPEAH